The Spirochaeta isovalerica genome includes a window with the following:
- a CDS encoding alpha/beta hydrolase fold domain-containing protein, translated as MKKFFHSSSLLLTFLFTAFLVASCATQPEKPADEQNGAAAMDSEEVYYKVVLDEAVNGTVTVEPPIPADGLVKAGTQFTLTATPDEGYAVDSIYKMIWIIEAYNYGYFMESTESTWTLTVDPADGRFQTYGPSNIYKLGASFIKESELDGIEVTQNIEYARVGDKSLVYDVYAPEGAKDLPSVVIIHGGGWSANTEDIMRGMGREIAKTGKYVAFALDYRLLNDLDSSGNLVGNSLVDVIEDVFGAIAHIRKNAAEYGGDPGRLAVTGDSAGGHLAAVVANMPHMIGTGGFDGMNFEFWPTGVAESEVAAVRKGIMDSVKVAAPSYGVFTLAPAMAEEMPGLIPAEGNEAWFAQLSPMTHIPNASERRLPPQQCQIGSEDPIIPPAAVQGYVAALEQAGQAAEYIEVPGASHAYFDWKPDPMVQGVFNSTGKTYLKEMIRFFDSNI; from the coding sequence ATGAAGAAATTTTTTCATTCATCCAGTTTATTACTAACATTTTTATTTACAGCATTTCTAGTCGCATCATGTGCGACTCAGCCGGAAAAACCGGCAGATGAACAGAACGGGGCAGCTGCCATGGATTCTGAAGAGGTATACTACAAAGTGGTTCTCGACGAAGCGGTCAACGGTACCGTAACTGTCGAACCGCCGATCCCCGCCGACGGACTGGTCAAGGCCGGAACACAGTTTACCCTTACGGCCACACCCGATGAGGGATACGCGGTCGATTCGATCTACAAAATGATCTGGATCATTGAAGCCTATAACTACGGGTACTTCATGGAATCGACCGAATCGACCTGGACCCTTACCGTCGATCCAGCAGACGGACGGTTTCAGACCTACGGACCATCCAATATCTATAAACTGGGAGCATCTTTTATAAAGGAAAGCGAACTCGACGGTATTGAAGTAACCCAGAATATTGAATATGCCCGGGTCGGGGACAAATCCCTTGTATATGATGTATACGCACCGGAAGGAGCAAAAGATCTGCCTTCTGTCGTTATCATTCACGGAGGAGGCTGGAGCGCCAATACCGAAGACATTATGCGAGGAATGGGAAGGGAAATTGCCAAAACCGGAAAATACGTGGCCTTTGCCCTCGATTACCGCCTTCTCAATGACCTCGATTCCAGCGGAAATCTGGTCGGGAATTCTCTGGTTGACGTAATCGAAGATGTTTTCGGAGCTATCGCCCATATCAGGAAAAATGCAGCAGAATACGGCGGAGACCCCGGCAGGCTCGCCGTGACCGGAGACAGCGCAGGCGGACATCTGGCCGCTGTTGTAGCCAATATGCCCCATATGATAGGGACCGGTGGATTTGACGGAATGAACTTCGAGTTCTGGCCGACAGGTGTGGCCGAAAGCGAAGTGGCAGCAGTCAGAAAGGGAATTATGGATTCCGTTAAAGTAGCCGCGCCCAGCTATGGAGTTTTCACTCTGGCGCCGGCTATGGCTGAGGAGATGCCCGGTCTTATTCCTGCAGAAGGAAACGAGGCATGGTTTGCCCAGCTCTCTCCGATGACCCATATTCCAAATGCGTCAGAACGACGTCTTCCCCCTCAGCAATGCCAGATAGGCAGTGAGGATCCTATTATACCGCCCGCAGCGGTTCAGGGCTATGTCGCTGCGCTGGAGCAGGCCGGCCAGGCCGCCGAGTACATTGAAGTGCCCGGAGCCAGCCATGCCTACTTCGACTGGAAGCCGGACCCCATGGTTCAGGGGGTTTTCAACAGCACAGGGAAAACCTATCTGAAGGAAATGATCCGCTTTTTCGACAGTAACATCTAA
- a CDS encoding glycoside hydrolase family 3 protein, with the protein MKKSLALLCLSAGMIFVSCGSRETYVQPEIGIAEGTGVTEITVDNFRFRDASKDGQLDPYEDWRLSPLERARDLVSKMETEAKAALLAEKDFIGGPTDDNGTVSFENKIKITQEHIRFNLTRWGYAGDSAVYAKYHNELQKIAAATPLGVPMVIITDPVHEAGTNENSTEFKGGDAQNTSFTPFPLLLGLGAIGDPEIAREVGAMQAEEFRSAGARLLLGPLADIASEPMWARVGHTFGSDAELVGELAKAYIQGLQGRDDGVDPEKGVAATIKHFPGAGPNEGGMDSHSYPGRSNIYPGNNLQMHLNTMRKALEANPAALMPNYSIIETTYKGKQIENVPAAYSKILMQDILRDEIKWDGLVTSDWGTLDGEESPMYGMFGFAMAWGDEWDKPRGQRIADFAAAGSHQVGMGAPDYWMEALDEGYITEEVIDEAAVKVLELAFKVGAFENPYSDPQEALAIAEANRKRGEELMKQAITLLKNDDSILPLDASTEDLNDTPGIQVSYIGYDSDEIEAYAAAVPAFTVVENAADADYVIKRVSARQGMYFGLDGGAPLSWDGEIYVYDHDTQSPSSTLSEQGDHPFGALGSASNTAVWTAVKEDFLNTVASMDSKAKLILDVHMIRPFIIEPYIDDIDTLLVDFGATDKAVLDIVFQMKDMVQDKSVQPAGKLPMAIPASDADVYAQFEDLPNDSANQTFKMGDGLTSY; encoded by the coding sequence ATGAAAAAAAGTTTGGCACTGCTGTGTTTATCTGCCGGTATGATATTCGTATCATGTGGAAGCAGAGAGACCTATGTGCAGCCGGAAATCGGTATCGCCGAAGGAACCGGAGTCACGGAAATTACCGTGGATAATTTCCGTTTCCGCGATGCCAGCAAAGACGGGCAGCTGGACCCCTACGAGGACTGGAGACTCTCTCCCCTTGAAAGGGCGCGGGATCTTGTATCGAAAATGGAAACGGAAGCCAAAGCGGCTCTGCTTGCCGAAAAGGACTTTATCGGCGGGCCGACTGACGACAACGGAACCGTTTCGTTTGAGAACAAGATCAAGATCACTCAGGAACATATCCGTTTCAATCTGACAAGATGGGGTTATGCGGGTGATTCAGCAGTTTACGCGAAGTATCACAACGAGCTTCAGAAAATTGCGGCGGCAACACCTCTGGGAGTTCCCATGGTGATAATCACCGATCCCGTCCACGAAGCCGGTACCAATGAGAACAGTACGGAATTTAAAGGCGGCGATGCTCAGAATACGTCCTTCACCCCCTTTCCCCTTCTTCTGGGTCTAGGTGCGATCGGAGATCCTGAAATTGCCAGAGAAGTGGGAGCCATGCAGGCTGAAGAATTCCGTTCCGCCGGAGCCAGACTGCTCCTTGGACCTCTGGCAGATATCGCCTCCGAACCCATGTGGGCCAGAGTCGGACATACGTTCGGTTCCGATGCGGAACTGGTGGGAGAACTGGCCAAAGCCTACATTCAGGGACTTCAGGGCAGAGATGACGGTGTCGACCCGGAAAAGGGCGTCGCGGCAACTATCAAGCACTTCCCCGGTGCCGGTCCCAACGAAGGCGGAATGGACAGCCATTCCTATCCCGGTCGATCCAATATCTACCCCGGAAACAATCTGCAAATGCACCTAAATACAATGCGGAAAGCTCTTGAAGCCAATCCGGCCGCTTTAATGCCCAATTACAGCATTATCGAAACAACCTACAAGGGAAAACAGATCGAAAATGTTCCCGCCGCCTACTCGAAGATTCTCATGCAGGATATTCTGAGAGATGAAATCAAATGGGACGGTCTGGTCACCTCTGACTGGGGAACTCTCGATGGAGAGGAAAGTCCTATGTACGGGATGTTCGGTTTCGCCATGGCCTGGGGAGACGAATGGGACAAACCGCGGGGCCAGAGGATCGCCGATTTCGCAGCAGCCGGTTCCCACCAGGTTGGAATGGGAGCACCGGACTACTGGATGGAAGCACTCGATGAGGGCTATATCACCGAAGAAGTCATCGATGAAGCGGCCGTTAAAGTTCTGGAACTGGCTTTTAAAGTCGGAGCCTTCGAAAACCCCTACTCCGATCCACAGGAAGCTCTGGCCATTGCCGAGGCGAACAGAAAGCGGGGGGAAGAGCTGATGAAACAGGCCATCACTCTGCTGAAAAATGACGATTCCATCCTTCCCCTCGACGCTTCGACAGAAGATCTGAACGACACACCGGGAATTCAGGTAAGCTATATCGGATACGACAGCGATGAAATCGAAGCCTACGCGGCAGCAGTTCCCGCTTTCACAGTAGTGGAAAATGCAGCAGATGCCGATTACGTCATAAAAAGAGTCAGCGCCCGTCAGGGAATGTATTTCGGACTCGACGGAGGAGCTCCCCTTTCATGGGACGGAGAGATCTACGTCTACGACCATGACACCCAGAGCCCGAGCTCTACCCTGTCCGAACAGGGAGACCATCCCTTCGGAGCTCTCGGTTCCGCGAGCAATACAGCTGTATGGACGGCAGTCAAGGAGGACTTCCTCAATACAGTGGCATCCATGGACAGCAAAGCTAAACTGATTCTTGACGTTCATATGATCAGACCGTTCATTATCGAACCCTATATTGATGATATTGACACACTTCTTGTTGACTTCGGAGCTACAGACAAAGCTGTTCTGGACATTGTGTTCCAGATGAAGGACATGGTTCAGGATAAGTCGGTTCAGCCTGCAGGGAAGCTTCCCATGGCCATACCAGCCTCTGATGCCGACGTATATGCCCAGTTTGAAGATCTGCCCAACGATTCAGCTAACCAGACCTTCAAAATGGGAGATGGTTTGACTTCCTACTGA